The Heliangelus exortis chromosome 21, bHelExo1.hap1, whole genome shotgun sequence genome includes a window with the following:
- the EPX gene encoding eosinophil peroxidase produces MFHFSPGIKLGIILLGFIITLCLVGTGDSFADNSEMLSDSSLRKSIKKARKMVDMAYLQSRRNLKKTLEENFASPMDFLKILRDPVGRTRSAARFADYLETTLKLLRIKLQLSGKWRYNVTDVLSRKQKKMISTETGCSYQTHPIKCPESDKYRSISGECNNRKVSHLGSSNRAFARWLPGLYEDGFSVPRGATAGKMFNGFPLPLVRKVSNEIAFTADEKITHDQDLSLAFMHWGQWVTHDIEFTPVSGAGMNPSPQCRSSCAFKPPCFPIKFPTDDPRSSQSCMPFIQSASVCNTRTFTREQLNAVSSFLDASTVYGSEDAVAKSIRNQTNQLGLLAVNQNFTDEGLELLPFDNSATSICILSNKTMNIPCFKAGDRRVSENLGLSALHTVFLRQHNRLVKQLKKLNPHWDGEKLYQESRKIIGAIVQIITYRDYLPLLLGEETSKWIPPYRGYKKNLDPRISNVFALAFRFGHTTIQPFLSRLDDNYQPLGSFGHIPLRFSLSAPWRILTEGGIDPLIRGMVLSHAKVMKQNQLLPEELQNHLFEQTQVMGLDLAALNLQRGRDHGLPGYIAWRQFCGLSQPENLKELSKVLGNYEQAKKFMKLYGTTENIDLWIGAISEPAVPQGRVGPLLACIIGTQFRKLRDGDRFWWERRGIFTPQQLRALRKISLSRLICDNTRIKKIPREVFKVNSYPEDFLDCKEIDKLNLSPWEEEP; encoded by the exons ATGTTCCATTTCTCTCCAGGTATAAAACTGGGAATTATTCTCTTGGGATTCATCATCACCCTCTGCTTAGTGGGGACAGGGGACTCCTTTG cagacaACTCAGAGATGCTGTCAGACTCATCCCTTcggaaaagcattaaaaaagccAGGAAGATGGTGGATATGGCATATTTACAGTCTCGTAGAAA CTTAAAGAAGACACTAGAGGAAAATTTTGCCAGCCCAATGGATTTCCTGAAGATCTTAAGGGACCCGGTGGGAAGAACCAGATCTGCAGCTCGCTTTGCTGATTACTTAGAAACCACTTTGAAACTCCTCAGAATaaagctgcagctctctgggaaATGGAGGTACAATGTCACAG ACGTGCtgagcagaaaacagaagaagatGATTTCCACAGAAACTGGCTGTTCCTATCAGACTCATCCCATTAAATGCCCAGAGAGTGACAAGTACAGGAGCATTTCTGGAGAGTGCAACAACAG GAAGGTTTCTCACCTGGGGTCCTCAAACCGTGCCTTTGCTCGCTGGCTGCCAGGACTGTATGAGGATGGATTTTCTGTTCCCAGGGGAGCAACTGCAGGAAAGATGTTCAATGGATTTCCACTCCCACTG GTTCGAAAGGTGTCAAATGAAATCGCCTTCACAGCCGATGAGAAAATCACCCACGACCAGGACCTGTCCCTTGCCTTCATGCACTGGGGACAGTGGGTGACCCACGACATAGAATTCACCCCAGTCAGTGGGGCAGGGATGAACCCCAGTCCTcagtgcaggagcagctgtgccttCAAGCCCCCTTGCTTCCCAATCAAG TTTCCCACCGACGACCCACGGAGCTCACAGTCCTGCATGCCCTTCATCCAGTCAGCATCCGTGTGCAACACCAGGACCTTCACCCGGGAGCAGCTCAACGCCGTCAGCTCCTTCCTCGACGCCAGCACCGTCTACGGCAGCGAGGACGCGGTGGCCAAGAGCATCAGGAATCAGACAAACCAGCTGGGGCTCCTGGCTGTCAACCAGAACTTTACAGATGAGGGGTTGGAGTTACTGCCCTTTGACAACAGCGCGACAAGCATTTGTATTCTCTCCAACAAAACCATGAACATCCCCTGTTTTAAAGCAG gTGACAGGCGGGTGAGTGAGAACCTGGggctctctgctctgcacacTGTGTTCCTCAGACAGCACAACCGCCTGGTTAAACAGCTGAAGAAACTAAATCCTCACTGGGATGGAGAAAAGCTTTACCAGGAGAGTCGAAAGATTATAGGTGCCATAGTTCAG ATAATCACCTACAGAGATTACCTCCCACTTCTGCTGGGGGAGGAGACCAGCAAGTGGATCCCTCCCTACAGGGGCTACAAAAAGAATTTGGATCCTAGAATCTCCAACGTTTTTGCCTTGGCCTTCCGATTTGGTCATACAACAATACAGCCTTTTCTATCCCGTTTAGATGACAATTATCAGCCTTTGGGTTCCTTTGGCCACATCCCTCTTCGTTTCAGCCTTTCTGCCCCATGGAGGATTTTAACAGAAG GTGGCATTGACCCTCTGATACGAGGCATGGTGCTGAGCCATGCAAAAGTGATGAAGCAGAACCAGCTGCTCCCTGAGGAGCTCCAGAACCACCTTTTTGAACAGACACAGGTCATGGGTCTGGACCTAGCAGCCCTGAACTTGCAGCGGGGAAGGGACCATGGCCTTCCAG GTTACATTGCCTGGAGGCAGTTCTGTGGGCTCTCCCAGCCTGAGAACCTGAAGGAATTGTCTAAGGTGCTAGGAAATTATGAACAAGCCAAGAAGTTCATGAAGTTGTATGGGACAACAGAGAATATTGACCTCTGGATTGGGGCAATTTCAGAGCCTGCTGTTCCCCAGGGCAGGGTTGGACCCCTCCTGGCCTGCATCATTGGCACCCAGTTCAGGAAACTGCGTGATGGGGACAG ATTCTGGTGGGAGAGACGTGGAATTTTCACTCCGCAGCAGTTGCGTGCACTGAGAAAAATCTCCCTGTCGAGGCTGATCTGTGA